In Actinomycetota bacterium, the following proteins share a genomic window:
- a CDS encoding Dyp-type peroxidase, with amino-acid sequence MDTVSTPETVSLEFDDLQSGVLHPRPSPYVGHYLLLRIDDRAAGRELVRRLHPVVSAGQPASDPARGAWVTVAFTYQGLQALGVSQESLDSFAPEFRQGMAARAAELGDLGDSSPANWEKPLGTPDVHVALAALSPDAARLAAVVERARRAHQELPGVEVIWRQDCYQLPTGRTSFGFKDGIGQPAVEGSGIPGSNPRERPIKAGEFILGYPDETGSLPPMPTPELLGRNGTYIVFRKLHTRVAAYRQYLRAKAASREEEALLGAKMVGRWQSGAPLALSPDHDDPQLGADPARNNDFDYHDDLRGFKCPAGAHARRANPRDALDHEGSVNVRLHRMIRRGTSYGPMLPEGVLEDDGIDRGIIFVFVGAHLKRQFEFVKTQWINDGIFIGAPAEKDPLAGPNDGSGTFTIPQRPIRRRLQGLPPFVVTRGGEYCFAPGLRALRWLAELET; translated from the coding sequence ATGGACACTGTGAGCACGCCGGAGACCGTCAGCCTCGAGTTCGACGACCTCCAAAGTGGGGTGCTGCACCCACGACCGTCCCCCTACGTCGGCCACTACCTGCTGCTGCGCATCGACGACCGCGCGGCCGGGCGGGAGCTGGTGCGGCGGCTGCACCCGGTGGTCAGCGCCGGCCAGCCCGCCTCCGACCCGGCCCGCGGCGCCTGGGTCACCGTTGCCTTCACCTACCAGGGCCTGCAGGCGCTGGGCGTGTCCCAAGAGTCGCTGGACAGCTTCGCGCCGGAGTTCCGCCAAGGCATGGCGGCCCGCGCGGCCGAGCTGGGCGACCTCGGCGACAGCAGCCCAGCCAATTGGGAAAAGCCGCTCGGAACCCCCGACGTCCACGTGGCACTGGCGGCGCTGTCGCCCGACGCCGCGCGGCTGGCGGCCGTGGTCGAGCGGGCACGCCGCGCCCACCAGGAGCTGCCTGGGGTAGAGGTGATCTGGCGCCAGGACTGCTACCAGCTCCCCACCGGGCGCACCTCCTTCGGCTTCAAGGACGGGATCGGCCAGCCGGCGGTGGAGGGCAGCGGGATCCCAGGCTCCAACCCCAGGGAGCGACCGATCAAGGCCGGCGAGTTCATCCTCGGCTATCCCGACGAGACGGGCAGTCTGCCGCCAATGCCGACCCCTGAGCTGCTTGGCCGCAACGGCACCTACATCGTGTTTCGGAAGCTGCACACCCGCGTCGCGGCCTACCGCCAATATCTGCGCGCCAAAGCCGCGAGCCGCGAGGAGGAGGCGCTGCTGGGCGCCAAGATGGTCGGACGCTGGCAGAGTGGCGCGCCCCTGGCGCTCTCCCCGGACCACGACGATCCCCAGCTCGGGGCGGACCCCGCGCGCAACAACGACTTCGACTACCACGACGATCTGCGCGGGTTCAAGTGCCCGGCCGGCGCGCACGCGCGACGGGCGAACCCGCGCGACGCGCTCGACCACGAGGGCAGCGTCAACGTCCGCCTGCACCGGATGATCCGGCGCGGCACGAGCTACGGCCCCATGTTGCCTGAAGGCGTCCTGGAGGACGACGGCATCGACCGAGGAATCATCTTCGTGTTCGTTGGTGCGCACCTCAAGCGCCAGTTCGAGTTCGTCAAGACCCAGTGGATCAACGACGGCATCTTCATCGGCGCACCCGCCGAGAAGGACCCGCTCGCCGGGCCGAACGACGGGTCGGGCACGTTCACCATCCCGCAGCGGCCAATCCGGCGCCGCCTGCAGGGCCTACCGCCGTTCGTCGTCACCCGCGGCGGCGAGTACTGCTTCGCGCCGGGGCTGCGAGCGCTGCGCTGGCTGGCGGAGCTGGAGACCTGA
- a CDS encoding DUF4331 family protein, with protein MSDHISGPRALAEPIVDITDAYAFPSPQRPGHLVLVMNTLPFAQPSARFSDGLIYRFRLRPVAAAARDDPALFVVGAEEFTFDCVFSPPVNGSGDSAPDQDGACTTLAGETVSFSVNDERGGSAHGVRVFAGPRWDPFIMDAPAALRTIATGKLAFTDPGAIFLDGKNVLSLVVEVDCARLLGGAELVGVVAETLTRGTLAVRLERVGRPEVKNLMLAPKQFDTVNRDLEIRDLYNMEDAFQLAPAYQGAYRARLNANLAFWDRLDGNQDWPTDQTGAHPLTELLLADFLVVDLTKPYAEQGSFLEIELATRGARVHQTCGGRALNDDVIDTLFTLLVNAGNGPRIRDGVDQATKSASCTFPYLAVPNPDPPQPPEHL; from the coding sequence AGCCCGCAGCGTCCCGGCCACCTCGTGCTGGTGATGAACACCCTGCCGTTCGCCCAGCCGTCCGCGCGGTTCTCCGACGGGCTGATCTACCGCTTTCGGTTGCGCCCGGTCGCCGCGGCCGCCCGGGATGATCCTGCGCTGTTCGTGGTCGGCGCGGAGGAGTTCACATTTGACTGCGTGTTCTCCCCGCCGGTGAACGGAAGCGGCGACAGCGCGCCTGACCAGGACGGCGCCTGCACCACATTGGCGGGCGAGACGGTCTCGTTCAGCGTGAACGACGAGCGCGGCGGCTCGGCGCACGGCGTTCGCGTCTTCGCCGGGCCGCGCTGGGATCCGTTCATCATGGACGCACCCGCGGCGCTGAGGACGATCGCCACGGGCAAGCTGGCGTTCACCGATCCGGGTGCGATCTTCCTGGACGGCAAGAACGTGCTCAGCCTCGTCGTCGAGGTCGACTGCGCCAGGCTGCTCGGCGGCGCGGAGCTGGTCGGGGTGGTCGCCGAGACCCTGACCCGAGGCACGCTCGCTGTCCGCCTGGAACGCGTCGGGCGGCCCGAGGTGAAGAACCTCATGCTGGCGCCCAAGCAGTTCGACACCGTCAACCGTGACCTGGAGATCCGTGACCTGTACAACATGGAGGACGCCTTCCAGCTCGCGCCGGCCTACCAGGGCGCCTACCGGGCGCGGCTGAACGCCAACCTCGCCTTCTGGGACCGCTTGGACGGCAACCAGGACTGGCCCACGGACCAAACCGGCGCGCACCCGCTGACCGAACTGCTGCTGGCCGACTTCCTCGTCGTGGACCTCACCAAGCCGTACGCCGAGCAGGGTTCCTTCCTGGAGATCGAGCTGGCCACCCGAGGGGCTCGCGTGCACCAGACCTGCGGGGGCCGAGCCCTCAACGACGACGTCATCGACACCCTGTTCACGCTGCTGGTCAACGCCGGGAACGGGCCCAGGATCCGCGACGGCGTCGACCAGGCGACGAAGTCCGCTTCCTGCACGTTCCCCTACCTGGCAGTGCCGAACCCGGATCCTCCCCAGCCCCCAGAACACCTCTAG